One genomic window of Salvia miltiorrhiza cultivar Shanhuang (shh) chromosome 4, IMPLAD_Smil_shh, whole genome shotgun sequence includes the following:
- the LOC131020481 gene encoding BEL1-like homeodomain protein 1 isoform X1, whose amino-acid sequence MATYFHGNNTEMQGNGDALQTLILMNPAYNGYSDNLPPPPSSANFIFLNSSSSANAASQIQHLAGIPLQASPLHQDARFLYSSAAREVTRSKQGLSLSLSSQQPSQPEEVRVSGAPEKAALSCKYLKVAQQLLDEVVNIRKEANNGRESDNGQPKTTAEPPPGDGRAKCGADLTTAEKQEIQMKKAKLVDLLHQVEQRYKQYDEQMQMVIKWLEEAAGVGSAKTYTSLALQTISKQFRCLKDAIMLQIRGATTNLGEMNNHIPHPHPHQINNNNAWRPQRGLPERSVSVLRAWLFQHFLHPYPKDSDKVMLAKQAGLTRSQVSNWFINARVRLWKPMVEEMYAEEMKAQQRDGSEEEDKTPKIEVQNTSPAAQNNTRAKKPRNGDASLSPSMNMSNAEIPMKLDYESRQGFSITGAPANFFASYDPIVGMEQFQQPYSSNGVSLTLGLQHCENLSNQMEAGTHHFGGFDASAMYDNIDVQNNKRFAAQLLPDFVT is encoded by the exons ATGGCGACGTACTTCCATGGCAATAATACAGAAATGCAAGGAAACGGCGACGCTTTACAAACCCTTATTCTCATGAACCCCGCCTACAACGGATACTCCGACAACCTTcctccgccgccctcctccgCCAACTTCATATTCCTCAACTCCAGCTCCTCCGCAAACGCCGCCTCTCAGATTCAGCATCTCGCCGGCATCCCTCTCCAAGCCTCGCCGCTGCACCAAGACGCACGCTTCCTCTACAGCAGCGCCGCGCGTGAGGTTACACGATCTAAGCAGGGACTCTCCTTGAGCCTCTCCTCGCAGCAGCCATCTCAGCCGGAGGAAGTTAGGGTTTCCGGGGCTCCGGAGAAGGCGGCGCTGAGTTGTAAGTATTTGAAGGTGGCGCAGCAGCTCCTTGATGAAGTCGTCAATATAAGGAAGGAAGCCAACAACGGTAGAGAATCAGATAATGGACAGCCCAAGACTACTGCAGAACCGCCGCCCGGAGACGGCCGCGCTAAATGTGGGGCTGACCTCACTACGGCGGAGAAACAAGAAATTCAGATGAAGAAAGCCAAGCTTGTTGACCTGCTTCACCAG GTTGAGCAGAGGTACAAGCAATATGATGAGCAAATGCAGATGGTGATAAAGTGGCTGGAAGAAGCAGCGGGCGTGGGATCCGCCAAAACATACACATCTTTGGCATTGCAAACAATCTCAAAGCAGTTCCGCTGCCTCAAAGATGCAATCATGCTCCAAATAAGAGGGGCTACCACCAACTTAGGCGAAATGAATAACCACATcccacacccacacccacaccAGATTAACAATAACAATGCATGGAGACCTCAGAGAGGCTTGCCGGAGCGCTCTGTTTCTGTTCTTCGCGCTTGGCTCTTCCAACACTTCCTCCACCC TTATCCCAAGGATTCGGACAAGGTCATGCTTGCCAAGCAGGCGGGGCTTACTAGAAGTCag GTGTCTAACTGGTTCATCAACGCCCGCGTTCGGCTGTGGAAGCCGATGGTGGAGGAGATGTACGCGGAGGAGATGAAAGCTCAGCAAAGAGACGGatcagaagaagaagacaagacACCCAAAATTGAAGTCCAAAACACATCACCAGCTGCCCAGAACAACACACGTGCGAAGAAACCACGAAACGGCGATGCGTCGTTGTCCCCATCAATGAACATGTCCAATGCGGAGATTCCCATGAAATTGGACTACGAGAGCCGACAAGGATTTAGCATCACGGGGGCGCCTGCAAATTTCTTCGCATCGTACGATCCAATTGTAGGAATGGAACAGTTCCAACAACCGTATTCGAGCAACGGTGTTTCGCTCACGTTAGGCCTCCAACACTGTGAGAACCTCTCCAACCAAATGGAGGCTGGGACTCATCATTTCGGGGGCTTCGATGCGTCGGCTATGTATGATAACATCGACGTTCAGAATAATAAGAGGTTCGCGGCGCAGTTGTTGCCGGACTTTGTCACTTAA
- the LOC131020482 gene encoding BTB/POZ domain-containing protein At3g05675 isoform X2, whose protein sequence is MGSPAETILARLQPVNPLAVVKIFVSAIQFATSSPPSSMNDLKVSSQEQLEYLLTEDDDAPLLTADDEIKMEAKLCVNRLLMRFVNLVESLVGDLQESMAEAAKIELFQAYLNDLSWASQIVTKLEISSDFVLTWVETSVKIVKVAEEACRESSLQIQVKVLEVAAKVLEAIGYGTLILPTTKRLQMVKVWLPFVRLVKPSVDSVTSDDDNDMMLKSNDELWQSLESAFVSMILALPSSDQAEILTEWFENKQIRYPDLTEAFEVWCYRSKVAKRRLALLDGNDLTPNRV, encoded by the coding sequence ATGGGATCTCCAGCAGAAACGATACTTGCTCGTCTGCAGCCAGTCAATCCTTTGGCTGTTGTTAAGATCTTCGTTTCAGCCATCCAATTTGCCACATCATCTCCACCATCTTCGATGAATGATCTGAAGGTCTCATCTCAGGAGCAGCTTGAGTACCTGCTGACTGAGGATGACGATGCTCCTTTGTTAACCGCTGATGATGAAATTAAAATGGAAGCAAAGTTATGCGTCAATAGGTTATTGATGAGATTTGTTAACCTTGTGGAATCTTTGGTTGGTGATCTCCAAGAATCAATGGCTGAAGCAGCAAAGATCGAGTTGTTCCAGGCCTATTTAAATGATTTATCATGGGCTTCTCAAATAGTAACAAAGTTGGAAATCTCAAGTGATTTTGTTCTCACTTGGGTGGAGACATCTGTAAAGATAGTGAAAGTTGCTGAGGAAGCTTGCCGGGAAAGTTCACTACAGATACAGGTGAAAGTTCTTGAGGTTGCTGCCAAAGTGTTGGAAGCTATAGGGTATGGAACTCTAATCTTGCCTACTACGAAACGCCTTCAAATGGTTAAAGTCTGGCTTCCGTTTGTTAGACTTGTGAAGCCTTCAGTTGACTCTGTTACTTCTGATGATGACAATGATATGATGTTGAAATCTAACGATGAGCTTTGGCAATCCTTGGAATCAGCATTTGTGTCAATGATTCTTGCATTGCCATCATCAGACCAAGCAGAAATCTTGACTGAGTGGTTCGAAAATAAACAGATTCGCTACCCAGATTTGACTGAAGCCTTCGAAGTGTGGTGCTATAGATCAAAAGTTGCCAAGCGAAGGCTGGCGTTGCTTGATGGAAACGACCTAACTCCTAACAGAGTATGA
- the LOC131020481 gene encoding BEL1-like homeodomain protein 1 isoform X2, which yields MQGNGDALQTLILMNPAYNGYSDNLPPPPSSANFIFLNSSSSANAASQIQHLAGIPLQASPLHQDARFLYSSAAREVTRSKQGLSLSLSSQQPSQPEEVRVSGAPEKAALSCKYLKVAQQLLDEVVNIRKEANNGRESDNGQPKTTAEPPPGDGRAKCGADLTTAEKQEIQMKKAKLVDLLHQVEQRYKQYDEQMQMVIKWLEEAAGVGSAKTYTSLALQTISKQFRCLKDAIMLQIRGATTNLGEMNNHIPHPHPHQINNNNAWRPQRGLPERSVSVLRAWLFQHFLHPYPKDSDKVMLAKQAGLTRSQVSNWFINARVRLWKPMVEEMYAEEMKAQQRDGSEEEDKTPKIEVQNTSPAAQNNTRAKKPRNGDASLSPSMNMSNAEIPMKLDYESRQGFSITGAPANFFASYDPIVGMEQFQQPYSSNGVSLTLGLQHCENLSNQMEAGTHHFGGFDASAMYDNIDVQNNKRFAAQLLPDFVT from the exons ATGCAAGGAAACGGCGACGCTTTACAAACCCTTATTCTCATGAACCCCGCCTACAACGGATACTCCGACAACCTTcctccgccgccctcctccgCCAACTTCATATTCCTCAACTCCAGCTCCTCCGCAAACGCCGCCTCTCAGATTCAGCATCTCGCCGGCATCCCTCTCCAAGCCTCGCCGCTGCACCAAGACGCACGCTTCCTCTACAGCAGCGCCGCGCGTGAGGTTACACGATCTAAGCAGGGACTCTCCTTGAGCCTCTCCTCGCAGCAGCCATCTCAGCCGGAGGAAGTTAGGGTTTCCGGGGCTCCGGAGAAGGCGGCGCTGAGTTGTAAGTATTTGAAGGTGGCGCAGCAGCTCCTTGATGAAGTCGTCAATATAAGGAAGGAAGCCAACAACGGTAGAGAATCAGATAATGGACAGCCCAAGACTACTGCAGAACCGCCGCCCGGAGACGGCCGCGCTAAATGTGGGGCTGACCTCACTACGGCGGAGAAACAAGAAATTCAGATGAAGAAAGCCAAGCTTGTTGACCTGCTTCACCAG GTTGAGCAGAGGTACAAGCAATATGATGAGCAAATGCAGATGGTGATAAAGTGGCTGGAAGAAGCAGCGGGCGTGGGATCCGCCAAAACATACACATCTTTGGCATTGCAAACAATCTCAAAGCAGTTCCGCTGCCTCAAAGATGCAATCATGCTCCAAATAAGAGGGGCTACCACCAACTTAGGCGAAATGAATAACCACATcccacacccacacccacaccAGATTAACAATAACAATGCATGGAGACCTCAGAGAGGCTTGCCGGAGCGCTCTGTTTCTGTTCTTCGCGCTTGGCTCTTCCAACACTTCCTCCACCC TTATCCCAAGGATTCGGACAAGGTCATGCTTGCCAAGCAGGCGGGGCTTACTAGAAGTCag GTGTCTAACTGGTTCATCAACGCCCGCGTTCGGCTGTGGAAGCCGATGGTGGAGGAGATGTACGCGGAGGAGATGAAAGCTCAGCAAAGAGACGGatcagaagaagaagacaagacACCCAAAATTGAAGTCCAAAACACATCACCAGCTGCCCAGAACAACACACGTGCGAAGAAACCACGAAACGGCGATGCGTCGTTGTCCCCATCAATGAACATGTCCAATGCGGAGATTCCCATGAAATTGGACTACGAGAGCCGACAAGGATTTAGCATCACGGGGGCGCCTGCAAATTTCTTCGCATCGTACGATCCAATTGTAGGAATGGAACAGTTCCAACAACCGTATTCGAGCAACGGTGTTTCGCTCACGTTAGGCCTCCAACACTGTGAGAACCTCTCCAACCAAATGGAGGCTGGGACTCATCATTTCGGGGGCTTCGATGCGTCGGCTATGTATGATAACATCGACGTTCAGAATAATAAGAGGTTCGCGGCGCAGTTGTTGCCGGACTTTGTCACTTAA
- the LOC131020482 gene encoding BTB/POZ domain-containing protein At3g05675 isoform X1 — MELSDKESRTPCRIGDRSTSDVVVRIRTQEGRDDWIYCHSHILVDKSKYFADRLSDSWPTCQILDSRNCVEVYCEESDFDHHIVILRLFYITSDVTVTDIGSVKNALGILRVAIHLECPQIVSTCVGYLEAVPWDESEEDEILKVIPGMGSPAETILARLQPVNPLAVVKIFVSAIQFATSSPPSSMNDLKVSSQEQLEYLLTEDDDAPLLTADDEIKMEAKLCVNRLLMRFVNLVESLVGDLQESMAEAAKIELFQAYLNDLSWASQIVTKLEISSDFVLTWVETSVKIVKVAEEACRESSLQIQVKVLEVAAKVLEAIGYGTLILPTTKRLQMVKVWLPFVRLVKPSVDSVTSDDDNDMMLKSNDELWQSLESAFVSMILALPSSDQAEILTEWFENKQIRYPDLTEAFEVWCYRSKVAKRRLALLDGNDLTPNRV; from the exons ATGGAACTATCT GATAAGGAATCTAGGACGCCGTGCAGGATTGGTGACAGATCTACTAGCGACGTTGTTGTAAGGATTAGAACACAGGAAGGGCGTGATGATTGGATATACTGTCACTCACATATACTTGTAGACAAAAGCAAGTATTTTGCTGACCGGTTATCTGACAGTTGGCCAACATGCCAGATTCTTGACTCGCGTAACTGCGTTGAGGTTTATTGTGAAGAATCAGATTTTGACCATCATATTGTCATTCTTAGACTTTTCTATATCACCTCAGATGTGACTGTGACTGATATAGGCAGTGTTAAGAATGCTCTTGGCATACTGAGAGTTGCGATTCATCTGGAATGCCCTCAAATTGTTTCCACATGTGTAGGCTATTTGGAAGCAGTCCCTTGGGATGAATCTGAGGAAGACGAGATTTTGAAAGTTATTCCTGGAATGGGATCTCCAGCAGAAACGATACTTGCTCGTCTGCAGCCAGTCAATCCTTTGGCTGTTGTTAAGATCTTCGTTTCAGCCATCCAATTTGCCACATCATCTCCACCATCTTCGATGAATGATCTGAAGGTCTCATCTCAGGAGCAGCTTGAGTACCTGCTGACTGAGGATGACGATGCTCCTTTGTTAACCGCTGATGATGAAATTAAAATGGAAGCAAAGTTATGCGTCAATAGGTTATTGATGAGATTTGTTAACCTTGTGGAATCTTTGGTTGGTGATCTCCAAGAATCAATGGCTGAAGCAGCAAAGATCGAGTTGTTCCAGGCCTATTTAAATGATTTATCATGGGCTTCTCAAATAGTAACAAAGTTGGAAATCTCAAGTGATTTTGTTCTCACTTGGGTGGAGACATCTGTAAAGATAGTGAAAGTTGCTGAGGAAGCTTGCCGGGAAAGTTCACTACAGATACAGGTGAAAGTTCTTGAGGTTGCTGCCAAAGTGTTGGAAGCTATAGGGTATGGAACTCTAATCTTGCCTACTACGAAACGCCTTCAAATGGTTAAAGTCTGGCTTCCGTTTGTTAGACTTGTGAAGCCTTCAGTTGACTCTGTTACTTCTGATGATGACAATGATATGATGTTGAAATCTAACGATGAGCTTTGGCAATCCTTGGAATCAGCATTTGTGTCAATGATTCTTGCATTGCCATCATCAGACCAAGCAGAAATCTTGACTGAGTGGTTCGAAAATAAACAGATTCGCTACCCAGATTTGACTGAAGCCTTCGAAGTGTGGTGCTATAGATCAAAAGTTGCCAAGCGAAGGCTGGCGTTGCTTGATGGAAACGACCTAACTCCTAACAGAGTATGA